Genomic window (Vitis riparia cultivar Riparia Gloire de Montpellier isolate 1030 chromosome 4, EGFV_Vit.rip_1.0, whole genome shotgun sequence):
CGTGGTGCAAAACGGCCGAGGCCAAGTTTGATTGAGAGCCCAGATGAAGTCCCACGGTGGTGATGAACAATGGAGTCTCCGACTGTCATCTGATAACACTTTTGAGGCTCCTCTTACATGGGTTTTTGAATttagcaaaagaaaaagaaaagtttcaaAAGGGTTTAGAGCATTTTCACTTCGTATTTTCTTCCTATTCAAGAGGGTtaagaatcatttttttgaTTGTGGGAAACTTGTGTTCGGGGGAAACTACAAGAGATGAAAATGGACAAAGGGaaacaaataaaggaaattaaaggaaagtaaaataaaatttaaggttAAGGAACTGTCTTTGGgtatcattaaaatttattttaaatatttttttatttaaagatcaaataattttaaaatgtgtatgtatttgattaattttattcgTGTTTAGTttgttaatgtttttttttatgataaattgaacaaaataaaatctatatCAATGATTCTCTGTATCTTAACACAGTataaatatttactaaattgtctttatcttttataaatttttattaaccACATAAATCAAGGCGATCAATGCAGAAGGTTTTgtccaaattataattttagatttccgaggtaatttaagttttttaaatattcagtTATTTAAATAactctaaagaaaaaaaaaacaaaaagcctTCCCTTACACTTTCCAAAaccattattaaatttttttaaaacgaaAAAACAGGAGCATGAAAAAATCCATTATAATATCTAGCCCCCCACCATCCCAGTTATTCTGCCGCTAAACAAAACGATTGCTGGTCAATCAATCTCAGCAGCATTTAATTCACTGCAGTTGCCAAAAAGCAAACGCTGAATACCACAATGGGCTTGGTAAGATAAATGCTGTCTAAGCATATAAAATATGGAATCCCGGTTGAGTTCGTAAACACTTGCATTACATTCGACAACCCTGTACACTACATTTCACCAATCTATATACCCCTTGATACCAACTAAGCTATCCCCCCaccaaaaaccctaaaagattTCCAACCATACCTATATTGTCAATGCCATTTTCTGGCAAATTTAACATGTTGGCCTGCAACATAATCTCCTCAGATGAACTCTTTcctgagaaaaaggaaaaaagaaagaaaacagaagAATATTTGAACCAAAAGTCAAAGGGATGAATTATTAACTTGATTGATGATATAAAaggagagaagaaaatttgtgTGGATTCAACAATGCTTGCCTCTGTGTTGTCATGGTCATATCGAATCAAGAAGAGACACCTGCATCCCCTTATATCatgcatttttctttgaatttctaCAACATGGGCATCATAGTAGATTGCTTGATCCCTCCTTTCCTGATGTTTATGCAAATAAAATGATAAGCTAACACGGAGAGGATATTAGCTAATGGTAAcaataaaaactaaagaaaatttgGTCTTGTTATAATTATATTGTGAAATGAAACTACTGTAATTAGTGAGATTCTTATGGTTAAAGATGAAAGGGAGACATGAGCTTGTTTGGAAGTGCATGactaataaaaaattggaagtACCTGGAAGCAGAGAACGACGTCTCCAACCTTAACTTTGTGACATTCTGAATGCTCCAGGGGGAGAGAGCGTTCACGCACCGCCTTTTTCACATTTACCCATTCATCCTCCTCAGCCCCGAATCCAACAAATCTTACACGAACTTCCTGcaacaaatgaaaaattatgCTAAACTTGCCTTCAGATTTGAAGATCAACTCATGTTTTCGCCAGTTCTACATCACTCAAAAGACTTCTAACATTGAAATAggcaaaataaatacataaataatgcaaatgataataaaatacaaGCAATGAAATAAAGAGGCATTTCCCACCCAAAAAAGGGGCTAAAACATCATACAGTAAGAAGCTGGCctctaaattaattatttttagtactAAAAGCAATAAAACAAAGAATCATATTTTGACTACTTACAAGTTCACCTGAACTAAGAAATCTGTGGGTGAGGAATGTATCAACATCATACCTGTAAAGGCAGAAAAATTAGAAAGGTGTGCAGGTTTGTGCTAGCTAAAAAGAAAGCAAAGGATTGATCCTAAAAATCTTGCCTACAGCCATTCCAACAATGATCAAATTCTCTAGAATGGGCACAAAACTAAGCAAGCCAGTtatgaatatattttcaaaagataaaaagCATACTGTCAGGTCatcatttccctttttattttgaaaaggagAGGGAAGTATGCATTACAATGCAGAATACAAGAGAGAGACAAACAGAAATGCCATACAATAAGCAGACAGAAGATGAAGTAAAATATATCGATTGAACAGTATTGTTGTGTATTCGTTGAAATCAATTGATGATAAATGGGGCCAGCAACCTCAAGCTCTAGAGCTCTGTATGTTTCACAGGTCTTTACAAGAGTTTGTGAGTGACTCAGAATAAATAACCTTTCTGTAAAAGTCATGTGCATCAAAGTAATTCCATCATGATTACAGCAAACATGCTTATGCAATTTCTACCAGCTGCCTGAGCAGCAATGTATTACAGCAGACCGCTGGTTTGATGAAATTATAGCACACTGTTAAAATTATGCAGCCAAATTACTGGAATGAGCAATAAACAAGCATACTATacatccaaatattttcaaCAGGTCAGAAATGACCATATACGCATCCTTACCAAGCCCCATCTTTGGATGACCGTGCCTCAAATTCTAATTCTGATAAATCTGGGTCTCCTGCCAGCAAACATCAGTAAACTAGGGGGAAATAGAATTCTGTTTGGTTACAAAAATAAGAATTGTTTTCTGTTAACAAAAATAGCTATGaacaaaattatttgatttgctGATTTGGTTCATCAGGCTCCTCCTTCAACAGATTCAATGGCAATAAGGGcttttttttaaacatctttTTGGAGAAGCAAATCAGCCAGTCTGTCTGGACTAAACAGCATTATTCTAGAAAAAAGGAACATAACACATTAAAAGTAGTTTgacatgttttcaaaaactaatttaaatatttcttttgaaaattgattatttttagagaacattaACATATTGTTcttcacattttaaaaaatgcaagCACTTTTACAAATTAAAGTGATCAAAAAACGatcattttcattgttttcattTCTCAAGCTAGAACATTTCTGAAAAAACCAGTTTCATGTCTACTAGCAAACAGTTCCAAAGCATCACTAGAAGGCAAAGGAGAATTGTTTAATTACTATAACCATACTTTAGTAAACAGAAACACAAAGCAGGCATGAAGGATAGAAGAAACTGGGGAGAAGAATTGTTTACTACTGTAAACATGTAAAGTAGTCATTACACAAAACAGATACATAATAAAAACTAGGCACAATCTTGGTCCAAATGCTACAGTAAGTATATGAGAACATAAAGACCAGTTGAATGTTGGCAAGCCCAAAACCACAACTCATCCAATTCATAGGCTGTATAAGGATTTAGGGAAGCACGTGGTCAACTCACCAACATCACATAGTCAAATACCCAATGCTAGGGATAAAAAGTTTCAAAACAATTTGGAGTCCATCAAGTCTCTACTCCATCTGCCTTGGAAAGAAACTTGCTAGCATCATATAGGATATGAAGGTTTGCAATCAATAGTGATATCATATTAGGTTGTTATACAGAGAGTGCATCTCACAGCATGATGCTAATCAGTGGCGGAGCCAGACACTTTTGTTAGGGGGGCaaggagaaaaatattataatatagtCATGGTAATTAAtggtatttattattattaaaaaattagataatttgaaatattaattatgaaaatgtatcaaattaaacaacaatAGTACTAAGAACATTTTAAAAAGTTTCAGATtatctataaaaattataaagaaaaatcattagaaaatttcaatcattttagTCATTTTGTAGCAAAAacccttaaaattattttaaagaatccaatcatttctattataaattttgatctttTTCAAATGGAAGAGGCATGCGCCTTTAGGTTTCATCGTCTTATAAccggattttatttatttataccttaGTCTCATTCTTTGTACCTACATCCAAGGCCTAGATTTTTCTATGTACTTTCAAAAGTGGGAATTAAGATTTCCATAGATACTGAAtcaataccttaatttttttccttttttgaataactaaatataagataattgaAAGTAAAGCCTTTTACTTAAAACTTatgtttcaaataataaatcatcaCTAAAACaataatagtttaaaaatattattttttatgatttagttAAGCCCGATAAGACggaatcataaaaaataagtataaaaaggaaaaagattgaataaacaagaaaaaataagtaCCAATACTAAAcgacatttatttatttttaaattttagttca
Coding sequences:
- the LOC117912557 gene encoding protein SAWADEE HOMEODOMAIN HOMOLOG 1-like isoform X2; the encoded protein is MDRLRPRGRRLFSGFTKLEVEKMEKVLKESGEQALNPDFCKRLTGGFNRSSGRAGKPAIKWIEVQSWFKDRLQECTHKVSCPPNVSKELCVLPETFPSNKLHESSQMPEDLSELEFEARSSKDGAWYDVDTFLTHRFLSSGELEVRVRFVGFGAEEDEWVNVKKAVRERSLPLEHSECHKVKVGDVVLCFQERRDQAIYYDAHVVEIQRKMHDIRGCRCLFLIRYDHDNTEERVHLRRLCCRPTC
- the LOC117912557 gene encoding protein SAWADEE HOMEODOMAIN HOMOLOG 1-like isoform X1 — encoded protein: MDRLRPRGRRLFSGFTKLEVEKMEKVLKESGEQALNPDFCKRLTGGFNRSSGRAGKPAIKWIEVQSWFKDRLQECTHKVSCPPNVSKELCVLPETFPSNKLHESSQMPEGDPDLSELEFEARSSKDGAWYDVDTFLTHRFLSSGELEVRVRFVGFGAEEDEWVNVKKAVRERSLPLEHSECHKVKVGDVVLCFQERRDQAIYYDAHVVEIQRKMHDIRGCRCLFLIRYDHDNTEERVHLRRLCCRPTC
- the LOC117912557 gene encoding protein SAWADEE HOMEODOMAIN HOMOLOG 1-like isoform X3 — protein: MDTLMPVNLAQRNVEKMEKVLKESGEQALNPDFCKRLTGGFNRSSGRAGKPAIKWIEVQSWFKDRLQECTHKVSCPPNVSKELCVLPETFPSNKLHESSQMPEGDPDLSELEFEARSSKDGAWYDVDTFLTHRFLSSGELEVRVRFVGFGAEEDEWVNVKKAVRERSLPLEHSECHKVKVGDVVLCFQERRDQAIYYDAHVVEIQRKMHDIRGCRCLFLIRYDHDNTEERVHLRRLCCRPTC